A region from the Cryptosporangium arvum DSM 44712 genome encodes:
- a CDS encoding cytochrome P450 yields the protein METRERPNRLHAELLTAGSWSTRHGVARLAMNRARKQGDLQARLFSDRSTREDPFPLYTEIRDRAPIVRGSFLAATAHHHIAGAVLRSDAFGVVSDPDALPPAARWMMTRPQRTIGPVTPPSMLAVDPPVHTRYRRLVSRVFTARAMASMRERVGELADELLDRAGPEPDLVRDYASLLPVTIIAEILGVPAAMRAQFVAWGSAAAPVLDIGLSYREYRRVDHAIRQLNDWMSGHFARLRHDPGDDLISRLIHDDNDLDENELLAIAGLLLAAGFETTVNLIGNGAALLMSHRDQLDGLDWGNAVEEILRYESPVQNTARRALRDTEVAGVPVRKGTFLSILIGGANRDPAVFDDPERFDVHRANAKEHLAFSSGVHYCLGASLARIEGEEALRRLFERYPDVTLAGPVRRRPTRTLRGYDELPVRLT from the coding sequence ATGGAGACTCGCGAGCGCCCGAACCGTCTGCACGCCGAGCTGCTCACCGCCGGCTCCTGGTCGACGCGGCACGGCGTCGCCCGGCTGGCGATGAACCGGGCCCGCAAGCAGGGTGACCTGCAGGCGCGGCTGTTCTCCGACCGCTCCACCCGGGAGGACCCGTTCCCGCTCTACACCGAGATCCGCGACCGCGCGCCGATCGTGCGGGGGTCGTTCCTGGCGGCGACCGCCCATCACCACATCGCCGGAGCGGTGCTGCGCAGCGACGCGTTCGGCGTCGTCTCCGACCCGGACGCCCTGCCGCCCGCGGCCCGCTGGATGATGACCCGCCCGCAGCGGACGATCGGCCCGGTGACGCCGCCGTCGATGCTCGCCGTCGACCCGCCGGTGCACACCCGCTACCGGCGGCTGGTCTCCCGTGTGTTCACCGCGCGCGCGATGGCGTCGATGCGCGAGCGGGTCGGTGAGCTCGCCGACGAGCTGCTCGACCGGGCGGGCCCGGAACCCGACCTGGTCCGCGACTACGCGAGCCTGCTGCCGGTGACGATCATCGCGGAGATCCTCGGTGTCCCGGCGGCCATGCGGGCGCAGTTCGTCGCCTGGGGCAGCGCGGCCGCGCCCGTGCTCGACATCGGACTGTCCTACCGCGAGTACCGCCGGGTGGACCACGCGATCCGGCAGCTCAACGACTGGATGTCCGGCCACTTCGCCCGGCTGCGCCACGACCCCGGCGACGACCTGATCAGCCGCCTCATCCACGACGACAACGATCTCGACGAGAACGAGCTGCTGGCCATCGCGGGCCTGCTGCTCGCCGCCGGGTTCGAGACGACCGTGAACCTGATCGGCAACGGCGCGGCGCTGCTGATGTCCCACCGCGACCAGCTGGACGGCCTGGACTGGGGCAACGCGGTCGAGGAGATCCTGCGGTACGAGTCGCCGGTGCAGAACACGGCCCGGCGGGCGCTGCGTGACACCGAGGTCGCGGGAGTACCGGTGCGCAAGGGCACGTTCCTGTCGATCCTCATCGGCGGAGCCAACCGGGACCCCGCGGTCTTCGACGACCCGGAGCGCTTCGACGTCCACCGCGCGAACGCCAAGGAGCACCTCGCGTTCTCCAGCGGCGTCCACTACTGCCTGGGTGCGTCGCTGGCCCGCATCGAGGGCGAGGAGGCGTTGCGCCGGCTCTTCGAGCGCTACCCGGATGTGACGCTCGCCGGCCCGGTCCGTCGTCGCCCCACCCGTACCCTGCGGGGCTACGACGAACTGCCGGTCCGGTTGACGTGA
- a CDS encoding DUF4334 domain-containing protein, whose protein sequence is MELTEARRRFAELRDRAEGVRPEELDEIWAALPTARVDDVLGAWKGADFATGHPLHQGLVDARWYGKTFVSASDAKPLICTDENGARYSDLALGRGGEASLWAVEFRGEVTATMVYDAQPVFDHFKWVDDDTLMGIMNGKSPLIFHQGHHYYFLLERDVSGTVPA, encoded by the coding sequence ATGGAGCTCACCGAAGCCCGCCGCCGGTTCGCCGAACTCCGCGACCGGGCCGAGGGCGTCCGCCCCGAGGAACTCGACGAGATCTGGGCCGCGTTACCGACCGCACGGGTCGACGACGTCCTCGGAGCCTGGAAGGGGGCCGACTTCGCCACCGGGCACCCGCTGCACCAGGGTCTGGTCGACGCGCGGTGGTACGGCAAGACGTTCGTCAGCGCCTCCGACGCCAAACCGCTGATCTGCACCGACGAGAACGGCGCGCGCTACTCCGACCTCGCGCTCGGACGCGGCGGCGAGGCCTCGCTGTGGGCGGTCGAGTTCCGCGGCGAGGTCACGGCGACGATGGTGTACGACGCCCAGCCGGTGTTCGACCACTTCAAGTGGGTCGACGACGACACGCTGATGGGGATCATGAACGGCAAGTCGCCGCTGATCTTCCACCAGGGGCACCACTACTACTTCCTGCTCGAGCGGGACGTATCGGGTACAGTCCCGGCGTAG
- a CDS encoding aminotransferase class V-fold PLP-dependent enzyme, which translates to MTVLGDDLPVTLADGTLTDHVNLDYAATAPCLAAAAEAVNAILPWYASVHRGAGAASQRCTLAYERARQTIGDFVGARPADHVVFTRNTTDALNLLARALPAGTTVVGWAGEHHANLLPWTDTVSLPVPRTAAEAIAGLEAALADLPAPPRAATPGRAGTPGRLRGTVLVTVTGASNVTGEVWPLAALTETAHRHGARIAVDAAQLAPHRPVSLAATGIDYLALSGHKLYAPFGAGVLVGRADWLDAADPYLAGGGATAYVAPVTDGDLIGYAVDWNSGPARHEAGTPNLLGAVALAAVCETLAAADRDALAADENALVERLRDGLAHLPGVEELRKFTDGHDRVGIVSFAVAGVPAADVSAYLATRHGIGVRDGLFCAHPLTERLLADASARAGADLGPTAVRASVGLGSTPGHVDRLLTGLAELTRDRFGGL; encoded by the coding sequence GTGACCGTGCTCGGAGACGACCTGCCGGTCACGCTGGCCGACGGCACGCTCACCGACCACGTCAACCTCGACTACGCCGCGACCGCGCCCTGCCTCGCCGCCGCCGCGGAGGCCGTGAACGCGATCCTGCCCTGGTACGCGAGCGTGCACCGGGGCGCAGGCGCGGCCTCGCAGCGCTGCACGCTGGCCTACGAGCGGGCGCGCCAGACGATCGGCGACTTCGTCGGCGCGCGCCCGGCCGACCACGTCGTGTTCACCCGGAACACCACCGACGCGCTGAACCTGCTGGCCCGGGCGCTCCCGGCCGGGACCACGGTCGTCGGCTGGGCCGGTGAGCACCACGCGAACCTGCTCCCCTGGACCGACACCGTGTCGCTGCCGGTCCCCCGCACCGCCGCCGAGGCGATCGCCGGCCTCGAAGCCGCCCTGGCCGACCTCCCCGCCCCGCCGCGCGCGGCCACCCCCGGCCGCGCGGGCACTCCGGGGCGGCTCCGGGGAACCGTGCTGGTCACCGTCACCGGGGCCTCCAACGTCACCGGCGAGGTGTGGCCGCTCGCCGCGCTCACCGAGACCGCGCACCGCCACGGCGCCCGCATCGCCGTCGACGCCGCCCAGCTCGCGCCGCACCGCCCGGTCTCGCTCGCCGCCACCGGCATCGACTACCTCGCGCTCTCCGGACACAAGCTCTACGCCCCCTTCGGCGCCGGCGTGCTGGTCGGACGGGCCGACTGGCTCGACGCCGCGGACCCCTACCTGGCCGGCGGCGGGGCCACCGCCTACGTCGCCCCGGTGACCGACGGCGACCTGATCGGCTACGCCGTGGACTGGAACTCCGGGCCGGCCCGGCACGAGGCCGGAACCCCGAACCTGCTCGGCGCGGTAGCGCTCGCCGCGGTCTGCGAAACCCTCGCCGCCGCGGACCGCGACGCCCTCGCCGCCGACGAGAATGCCCTGGTGGAGCGGCTGCGCGACGGGCTGGCGCACCTGCCGGGCGTCGAGGAGCTGCGGAAGTTCACCGACGGGCACGACCGCGTCGGCATCGTGAGTTTCGCGGTGGCGGGCGTGCCGGCCGCGGACGTGTCCGCGTACCTCGCCACCCGCCACGGCATCGGGGTCCGCGACGGCCTCTTCTGCGCCCACCCGCTCACCGAGCGTCTGCTGGCCGACGCGTCCGCCCGCGCCGGCGCCGACCTCGGCCCCACCGCGGTGCGCGCCAGCGTCGGTCTCGGCAGCACTCCCGGCCACGTCGACCGGCTGCTGACCGGGCTCGCCGAACTGACCCGGGACCGTTTTGGTGGGCTATGA